aatgcctgtcattacaaggccaaatgaaatgaatgcagtcgttgacatcgaaccataattgtgtaccaaccttcggcgggccggattaaaaagaccaacgggtcggatttggcccgcgggccgtagtttgatcATGAGGTTGTTTTTAGACAGAGTAAAGTTGGAGAGACAGCCAAATGGTCACAGGCCTCTTCCTTCAAAGCGTTCAGATTTTTCACAGATTAACGAAAACTGGAGTAACCTGTTGGTAATCTAATGAAACCCTGTGTTAGTCTCCCATGATTCACTGAGGGCACACAACTGAAGTAATACATGTACCATTTCCATCACATTTTATACTAAATTTCTCCGTTCCAGGTGTCTCTATTTACATGGAGCCCTTACTGAAGATGATCCCCATGACGGCCCTGTTCGGAATCTTCCTTTACATGGGTGTCACTTCCTTGAGCGGAATCCAAATGTGGGATAGGATGCTTCTGTTGATTACACCCAAAAAATACCACCCGTCCGACGCCTATGCCACCAAGGTATAAAAATTCTTAAAAGTCACTCCTCTTCTTTTTCTGAGCATATAGGCCTACTATgccactgtattttaatgttggtcatagTGGCAGTGCTTGGGAGAActacgttttgtttttaggtgaTACTTGGTGTCAAATGTAAAACAGTCTACTGACGTGTTGTTTGCATAGGTGTCGACGATGCGCATGCACCTTTTCACGCTGATCCAGCTGGTGTGTTTGGCTGTGCTCTGGGTGGTGAAGATGAGCCCCTTCTCCCTGGCACTGCCCTTCATCCTGCTGCTCACCGTGCCACTGCGCATGTTCATGACTGGCACACTCTTCACGAACCTGGAAATGAAATGTGTAAGTTCTTCAGACAGTCCCGAATCATTTGTAGATGAGGTTaaagaaatgtgttttacatgttcataTGTGTTGCAGCTGGATGCGGATGATGCTAAGGTGAAGATTGAGGAGGACATTGGTGAGGATGCATACACTGAGTCCCCACTTCCATGAGTGAAAACGACCAATTCAAAAGAATAGccagtgattctttttttttttggggggggggggtctttcaaAACTCACTATTTCAAGCTTCATCCTATCATGCAGCATAAGTTGGGCATTACTTTGGTTCACCATTGCAAGTGATACAAGTGGTATTGGTTCTTTTAGATGTAGATTTTTCTCGcgcatgtattttatttgttatcCTTTGAAAGGTGATATAAAATTCATTCCATGGATTGTTTTTAATTGACGTGAGCAGGATATttattattcacattttttttttgctttgtgttgatgGTTTGTCAAGTTGTCATTTAAGGGTATTTTCTGTCAAGTCCAAAAAGTTAGCATTGTATTTTAGGCATATCCTGTTGTATCTGAAGTGAATGAATGTGTTTGACAGAGAACATTAATACGTGAAAGTTTTGCTTCTCTCTGTCCGTACATGCATAggatttaacatgaataaactGATAAATGTTTTCTCGATgtgcattcatttatttgatggcaaacaatatattacaataaaacacaaaatgattttaataaCTAAATTAAACGTCTATATAAACACAATACAGCAGTGCGCTCGGGCGTCAACGTTTGTGCTTTATTGAAGTTGTCCTTTAGATTGTTAGTGAACTTTGAAAACGGCACATTTCAAACGTATAAAACGAAAAGATGACACTGTATGTGACGATTGGAAGAATCAAACGTCACGCGCACATCTCAAAAGCTTTGTTTAGAAGTATTTTAATCggaaaagcacacaaaaaacatcGCCTGTagcatttgaaatgtaaatatgCCCGACAGCAAGCGAACGCATCGTTGTTTAACACGGCCCAGAAGCCTGGGAACTGTTGGTTTTCCTCACCGGGTTGCCGCGATTGGACGGCCCGGTGTTCCGCCCACAAACACAAGGTGGAGTTGGAAAAAGGAAagcgaaaaaaaatacatactgaTCTAATATATGAAGCTGTCAAACAGCCATCCACAATTTGGAAAACGAGCATTCCCTTTAACGTATAAAGGCACCTAGGCCCATATACTAACACACCAGTGGGTAGACGTCCCAAAAATGATAGTAATGACGCAAAACCAATATATGAGAAGTCTAACCATCTCAGGTTCGAGATTTGAGGTTAGTCAAATGATGCGAACTTTCGGTATTGGAAGCTCGTTCGGTTTGCCCCATCAAAGTGTTGCAAACATGGGCAACGGAGCGGACATGATGGCCGGTGTTCGGTCCGGGTCGGTCGGATCGCCCCCTTCAGATGTAAAAATGCGATGGCGGCTGACGGAAACGACGGCGGTGGCGTCGGTCCGACAACATGGAAGACGCCTCGGCGTCGTGCAACGGTTGGGTGGGGAGTGGGAAGCTTGCTTCGCGTTGACTGGAGGGAGACGGCGAGTGCGATGGAGGCGGGGGAAGAATCATCTCTGCGGGGACTGGAGCCGAGGACCGACGGCGCAGTACTGGCGATCGTTCAACCCTCCCCTTCTTCCTCCACAACGACGCCGAGAAGCAGCTAGGTAAGCCCAAGCCGAGCCACCCCCCGCTCGGTTCGAAACGCGATACGATTGCGCCACAAACGAGTGACTTAAATTCGCTTATCTGACCGCAAATGTAGCATTTTATACGTGTGAAAAACGCGGCTCGGTTGACGGTCCCCCTTTGTACTCGACAAACGGCGGTGGTTCGGGGGACATACGAGGTCGGCCATAGCCGTATTTCTTGTCCTCTGCGGCTGGGGGGAGAGACTTGTGGACACGAGGCCTGGAGGTAACTATATGTTCAAATGACAATCTAGTTGTGGTTAAGACTATTTCCTCGGTGGATCTTGATGTATTTTTGATTTCGTGGGAGCTCGCAGCACTTTACACGCGGAGATCTCCATGCGGCAGTTGGCAGAAGAGCAAGCCGCCCCTCACGGTTAGCCATCAGGGATCTTAGTTTAATATCTCGCCgccctctctctcccccttctCTCTCCCCGACCAGCCCCGGACTACCGATCTCCTCGGTGAACCCGCCTTTCTCGTCGTCGCTTTTCGGCTCGACAAAAGGGAACTTCGCGGTTGAGTTTTACGCCTTGTccgttttttcttgttttcaccGACCGCTATTTGGACCTTGTCACGGTAGGTTTGCTCGGAAGCATGGCGGTCGTTGGAGCTTGTTTGTGGCGCCACGGAACCTTCCCGGTCTTCGACGTTACCTTAGCCCCCTTTAAACGTGCAATATGTTAAAGCAAAAGCTATGGTTAATCGATATGTTAAGAAAATTtacatggattaaaaaaaacaacaacacagtttTAGAGTAGcccttatttactttttttgcagTTCACCGTCTTTGTGGCACATCCAGCCCTACCACCACAACGTTCATAGCCGACCCATGTGTGAAAACGTGTACGTTGTCGTTTTTTATATTCCCGTCATTTTAAAACGTATTCGAGGTATGTGCATTTTGGAAAGCGACCGTTACAGTGGGCATTCGTAAATTTTAGGATGAAATTCAATTCTCCCGAAAACGGCGTCCAATGCTGTCCTATCGTCTTGAAAACGGCCACAAAACCGCTCTTTAGTATAGTTAATGCAGCACGATGTTGTAACGTAAAAAGAGTTCAGCTCTTTTGAAACGGTAGCCCGGTGGTACCGAAATGTTCGGCGTCGCTGGTTCGCCCCCCGGCTGGTGCTTTACGAGCTAACAGGCTAGCCGGAGCCATCAAGGACACGACGAACAACGAGCATCCGCCATCATGGAAGCGCCGCTCGGTTACGCCTCGCTGAAGAATAAATCGCAGTTGCGTTATCAATTATTGAATaaaaccacacacaaacacgtatgccacaaaaaaacattttgttaacCGTAAACGACAACATGTCGCCATTCTTCCGTGTTATGGTCGAGATTAGTGTCTGGCGCTGCGGAGCTAGATCCATGGGTGATGAGGCTCCCGTGGCGCAGTGATAGCCGCCATTGTGGATCCGATGGTCGGACAGCAAAAGCAGATCCCCCGTGGTCAGCTGGTCGCCTGCAGCTGCCTGTCCGTCCAccagcttccttccttccttttgtgGATCCACCCAAACCCCTCGACTCCCCCACTCAAAAATCCTCCACGAGCGAGCAGGCCCAGGCGTAGAAAATGGTCGTTGTGTGCAGCGATAACGttgaaagggagggagggggaaagAAGGCGAAATTCCGTGTGGGTGAAAAGTAGCTAGACGGGGAATGGGAGCTAAGCCGTTGCTACTTGttagccctccgctgtgttatTTGAGATTGggagtgtgtgtatgcgcgcgcgcgccctcAACGCTGAGCGTAAACGTTTAAGGGGCGGTGTGATGAATATAAGCCATTATGTCGACGGGCATTTCCCATTCAACTCACCCGTTGGAATGCCCATTCACTTCACATTCCCACGTTTGTTGTCGCCGAACGAGCATTGAATGCTTGCGATTTCTCATTAAAATGCAGCGAACCCTCTCCATTTGATAAGGTTAGCAACCAAGGAGGCTTCGCCTATAATATATAGGATTTGCCTATTTTTAATGGTGTGAACCGTAAATATACTTCATACTTGGAGCCCAAAACAATTATTTCAAACTCAACTTACAACAGTGACTTGAGAAACAAATGGCTTTTGTATTATCCTACCGTGTTTCTGTGTGGCACCACTTCACAAccagtataaaaaaaagtttcctatTACCCACGcaggacgttttttttaaaattaaattcagtGATTACCATCATTATGGCGTATGTGGCAGCACATATAAAATAAACAGGTTTATCGACAGCAGATTGCGAAGGGTGATTTGAGTGTACTCCTttaaattcatgtttatttcAATAACTGGAATTATTTCCCCAGACTAAATCTAGGATAACACACAAATGAATGGAGACATGGAAGCAACATCCCAACATCAATGTAAGTGCTCTGCTCAATTCTCATCTCATTTAAAGTTGTCAATTTTATACTCGATTAAAATAATTTAGATTAGACTTACAACTGAATGTTGTGCTGTAGCGTGGGCGCAGGAGGACATGCTCCAGTTGCTGGAGTCCATGAAGTTGGCACTGCCACCGAAGGACCTGACAAAGTACAAGACGTCTGAGTCCCACCTGGACTGGCAGAAGGTGGCCTTCAACTCCTACACGGCCGAGATGTGCAAGCTGAAGTGGCAGGAGGTCTCCAAAGAGGTGAGCCCGCCGGGGTTTATGCATTATTTGGGGAAAAGGACAGTTGcatgattcattttgtttttgtctgacttGACAACAGATCCGTAAATTCCGGACCCTCACAGAGCTGATTTTTGATGCTCAAGATTATATCAAGAACCCATATAAAGGCAAGAAACTAAAGGTGAGCTAagaaggctgtttttttttttcatttttaattaatatgCACATAAGTTAGCGGTTTATGGAGCAGACTGGTTTTGTTCTCGTTTTGTCACATACATACAAATACGGGAGAAAACAATCTGCCAACATTAAATAAACTCCATCAAATGTGGTGACCACAAGTCCACTCAAGAACCTCTTTTCCGATGGCTTTGACAGAAACATCCGGATTTCCCGAAAAAGCCCCTGACGCCATATTTCCGCTTCTTCATGGAGAAGAGGGCCAAGTATGCAAAGTTGCATCCGGAAATGAGCAACTTGGATCTGACCAAGATCTTGTCCAAGAAGTACCGTGAGCTGccggacaaaaaaaaggttacagTCGGAGACGTTTcagttttgaaatggaaaagaaaaccaGCTTTTAAACGTGTTTTGATTCTTTCACAATGTAGAAAAAATATGTGGACGACTTTTTGAAGGACAAAGAGACATTTGTGCACAGCATGATGAGGTTCAGGTGAGGTCATCGATGAGCATTTTGCTGCGTCTACTCGGACACAACATTTTGAAGACGTTTACCTTTTTTCCAGGGAGGATCACCCGGAGCTTGTGGAAAGCATGACTAAGAAAGGCTCAAATGTTCCAGAGAAGGCCAAAACGCCCCAACAGCTGTGGTACAACCATGAAAAGAAGGCCTTCCTCAAAGGCCACCCAGACGtaatttaaaatctttttttttttttttgcccattcaCTGCTTCTCATCTGAGCTCACAGTGACCTCTGCTGTTCTTCTCAAGGCTACCACAAAGGACATCAAGGATTGCCTCAGCAAGCAGTGGACGCAGCTGTCGGACAAAAAGAGACTTAAGTGGATCGCCAAGTCGCTCGAGCAGCAAAAGCAGTACGAGGTGAGCGGGGAAACGGATTGAAGGATGCAAAATGTCATGTGCCGTTTTGTCTAACACAGGATAACAGTGATGTGTCTCGGCTTGTCTTAATTTGGGGAAGTTGGAGGCTCGCCGGTGTCATTTTTGTTATTCCCGGACTTGATAAAAGAAGCAAAAGACTTTGCATTTTGTACTCATTTTGGGTTCAgttgtgtcattttcttccctGGTTGCATTTAATGGAGCGGTTTTCGTTTCAAAGTAGCCACTTTGGCCTGCAAAGTGGGATCTGCTTAATTCGACCAAACTGTATCATTTGGCTTCCCAAATCCAAATTGTGGCTTTAATATTTTCAGGAGACAATGCGCGAGTACATTCAGCAGCACCCCGAGATGAACCTAACCCAGGGGGACATCGTCAGGTCCACGCTGACCAAAGCCGAGAGGCACCTGAAGGACAAATCTGACGGGCGGCCCGACaaaccccctccgtgagtcacCGCTGCCCATTCCGTCCCAATACCTTCGTCGGAGAAAGAGGTTAGGGTGCTCATCATTTCATTGCTTCCAGGAACGGTTACTCCATGTTTTGCGCCGAGCTCATGTCCAGCATGAAGGACGTGCCCAGCACTGAGCGCATGGTCATGTGCAGCCAGCGCTGGAAGCTGCTCAAGCAAAATGAGAAGGACGCCTACCAGAAACGTTGTGAGCAGGTGATGCAAAAGAGTGGCCTCTGATAAGATCGCTTCTCTTCATATTTGCTTTGAGCgtatctttttttctctctctctgtagaGGAAGAAGGAGTATGAAATTGAGATGAACAGATTCCTCAGCGTAAGTTCCTTTCATGCCATTTCTTTCGTTATGAAAACACATTGGAAGGTTTTCATGACTAAAAACGGTGCTGTCGTTTTCGCATCTCTTCAGAGTTTGTCTGCGGAGGAACAGCAAAGGGTCTTGGGTGAGGATAAGGGGGGCTTCAAGAGAGGCAGCGTGGCCAACAGCCCTGCGTCCAAAAAGAACTCCAAAGCTAAGGTGCCAAGAGTGtggagactttaaaaaaaaattatcctccCCACATGTTTTCGAATAGCAATCGCATTTTCTAATGTTGTCCTTTTGATCGATTTTCCAGGGCAACCCGGAGAAACCCAAGCGGCCCATCTCGGCCATGTTCATCTTCTCCGAGGAGAAGCGTCCCAAGCTGCACCAGGACCGTCCGGAGCTCTCGGAAAGCGAGCTCACGCGAATGCTTGCGCGCATGTGGAACGAGCTGCCGGACAAGAAAAAGGTAGGATTTGCCAAAAGGGCCACGAAAAGGGA
This region of Hippocampus zosterae strain Florida chromosome 17, ASM2543408v3, whole genome shotgun sequence genomic DNA includes:
- the ubtf gene encoding nucleolar transcription factor 1 isoform X1, whose product is MNGDMEATSQHQSWAQEDMLQLLESMKLALPPKDLTKYKTSESHLDWQKVAFNSYTAEMCKLKWQEVSKEIRKFRTLTELIFDAQDYIKNPYKGKKLKKHPDFPKKPLTPYFRFFMEKRAKYAKLHPEMSNLDLTKILSKKYRELPDKKKKKYVDDFLKDKETFVHSMMRFREDHPELVESMTKKGSNVPEKAKTPQQLWYNHEKKAFLKGHPDATTKDIKDCLSKQWTQLSDKKRLKWIAKSLEQQKQYEETMREYIQQHPEMNLTQGDIVRSTLTKAERHLKDKSDGRPDKPPPNGYSMFCAELMSSMKDVPSTERMVMCSQRWKLLKQNEKDAYQKRCEQRKKEYEIEMNRFLSSLSAEEQQRVLGEDKGGFKRGSVANSPASKKNSKAKGNPEKPKRPISAMFIFSEEKRPKLHQDRPELSESELTRMLARMWNELPDKKKEKYKRLEAVLKAESEKKEDRSLPDPPKTAQDIWQQSVIGDYLARFKNDRPKAQKAMEATWSTMEKKEKIMWIKKAAEDQKRYERDLCEMRSPVATAVASGKKMKFEGEPKKPPSNGYQKFSQEMLSNGELNHLPMKERMTEIGSRWQRLPLKDKERYKKIAEEMQRQYKVLLEQWLASVSSQVRNTYKEYNSQKRKAPAKPGGPKPKAKKSDTEDNDDDDDDDDDDDDEDEDDDEKDKASSEGASSSEDDDDDDDVSCVKDDDDDDDEDDDDEVDDKENKSEDSSSESNSGGSSDSDSD
- the ubtf gene encoding nucleolar transcription factor 1 isoform X2, with product MNGDMEATSQHQSWAQEDMLQLLESMKLALPPKDLTKYKTSESHLDWQKVAFNSYTAEMCKLKWQEVSKEIRKFRTLTELIFDAQDYIKNPYKGKKLKKHPDFPKKPLTPYFRFFMEKRAKYAKLHPEMSNLDLTKILSKKYRELPDKKKKKYVDDFLKDKETFVHSMMRFREDHPELVESMTKKGSNVPEKAKTPQQLWYNHEKKAFLKGHPDATTKDIKDCLSKQWTQLSDKKRLKWIAKSLEQQKQYEETMREYIQQHPEMNLTQGDIVRSTLTKAERHLKDKSDGRPDKPPPNGYSMFCAELMSSMKDVPSTERMVMCSQRWKLLKQNEKDAYQKRCEQRKKEYEIEMNRFLSSLSAEEQQRVLGEDKGGFKRGSVANSPASKKNSKAKGNPEKPKRPISAMFIFSEEKRPKLHQDRPELSESELTRMLARMWNELPDKKKEKYKRLEAVLKAESEKKEDRSLPDPPKTAQDIWQQSVIGDYLARFKNDRPKAQKAMEATWSTMEKKEKIMWIKKAAEDQKRYERDLCEMRSPVATAVASGKKMKFEGEPKKPPSNGYQKFSQEMLSNGELNHLPMKERMTEIGSRWQRLPLKDKERYKKIAEEMQRQYKVLLEQWLASVSSQVRNTYKEYNSQKRKAPAKPGGPKPKAKKSDTEDNDDDDDDDDDDDDEDEDDDEKDKASSEGASSSEDDDDDDDVSCVDDDDDDDEDDDDEVDDKENKSEDSSSESNSGGSSDSDSD
- the ubtf gene encoding nucleolar transcription factor 1 isoform X4 translates to MNGDMEATSQHQSWAQEDMLQLLESMKLALPPKDLTKYKTSESHLDWQKVAFNSYTAEMCKLKWQEVSKEIRKFRTLTELIFDAQDYIKNPYKGKKLKKHPDFPKKPLTPYFRFFMEKRAKYAKLHPEMSNLDLTKILSKKYRELPDKKKKKYVDDFLKDKETFVHSMMRFREDHPELVESMTKKGSNVPEKAKTPQQLWYNHEKKAFLKGHPDATTKDIKDCLSKQWTQLSDKKRLKWIAKSLEQQKQYEETMREYIQQHPEMNLTQGDIVRSTLTKAERHLKDKSDGRPDKPPPNGYSMFCAELMSSMKDVPSTERMVMCSQRWKLLKQNEKDAYQKRCEQRKKEYEIEMNRFLSSLSAEEQQRVLGEDKGGFKRGSVANSPASKKNSKAKGNPEKPKRPISAMFIFSEEKRPKLHQDRPELSESELTRMLARMWNELPDKKKEKYKRLEAVLKAESEKKEDRSLPDPPKTAQDIWQQSVIGDYLARFKNDRPKAQKAMEATWSTMEKKEKIMWIKKAAEDQKRYERDLCEMRSPVATAVASGKKMKFEGEPKKPPSNGYQKFSQEMLSNGELNHLPMKERMTEIGSRWQRLPLKDKERYKKIAEEMQRQYKVLLEQWLASVSSQVRNTYKEYNSQKRKAPAKPGGPKPKAKKSDTEDNDDDDDDDDDDDDEDEDDDEKDKASSEGASSSEDDDDDDDDDDDDDDEDDDDEVDDKENKSEDSSSESNSGGSSDSDSD
- the ubtf gene encoding nucleolar transcription factor 1 isoform X3, producing the protein MNGDMEATSQHQSWAQEDMLQLLESMKLALPPKDLTKYKTSESHLDWQKVAFNSYTAEMCKLKWQEVSKEIRKFRTLTELIFDAQDYIKNPYKGKKLKKHPDFPKKPLTPYFRFFMEKRAKYAKLHPEMSNLDLTKILSKKYRELPDKKKKKYVDDFLKDKETFVHSMMRFREDHPELVESMTKKGSNVPEKAKTPQQLWYNHEKKAFLKGHPDATTKDIKDCLSKQWTQLSDKKRLKWIAKSLEQQKQYEETMREYIQQHPEMNLTQGDIVRSTLTKAERHLKDKSDGRPDKPPPNGYSMFCAELMSSMKDVPSTERMVMCSQRWKLLKQNEKDAYQKRCEQRKKEYEIEMNRFLSSLSAEEQQRVLGEDKGGFKRGSVANSPASKKNSKAKGNPEKPKRPISAMFIFSEEKRPKLHQDRPELSESELTRMLARMWNELPDKKKEKYKRLEAVLKAESEKKEDRSLPDPPKTAQDIWQQSVIGDYLARFKNDRPKAQKAMEATWSTMEKKEKIMWIKKAAEDQKRYERDLCEMRSPVATAVASGKKMKFEGEPKKPPSNGYQKFSQEMLSNGELNHLPMKERMTEIGSRWQRLPLKDKERYKKIAEEMQRQYKVLLEQWLASVSSQVRNTYKEYNSQKRKAPAKPGGPKPKAKKSDTEDNDDDDDDDDDDDDEDEDDDEKDKASSEGASSSEDDDDDDDKDDDDDDDEDDDDEVDDKENKSEDSSSESNSGGSSDSDSD